The genomic interval gagagagagagaggtagttagattttttttatatataatttaatatttatataaataattaaagtttACTCATACTCAAGTTTCATACATGTATTCCCTGATTGGGAAAAAAATAGCCAGTGCttatattgttaattaaaactgataaaaatcaTTTTCGCAATTggaataaatatagaaatgtgaACTTTTGTTGTCAAGGCAACAATTTTAATTTCCTGAACTAAAACCGTAGTATATAAAACGTTTTAATACTTCAAATATAGTGAATTAAGATACAAActaatgcaaaatgtttttttttgtgctgcagctcgtcatacactgaaaaaaatatttattgaatttacTACCAAATAAttttatggtaagtggttgcaatcaatttattttagctacatttaaatatatttagcattAGCTTATTTAAATAtcgctaaaataaattgattgcaaccactttcTTAACTCACCTGTTCGTAGATGCTATCTTTGGAATGATAAAATTGAGAGGCTACCTATCGTTTTTCTAGTCTTCTGTATATGACTCTTTTCTCTAGTGAAACTGATTCCTTTAGACGTGGCGCGCGGCTCTGGGTTTCTTTTGTTATTCTGTCAGTGTATGGTGTGTGTTTGGCCTCTTGACTTCTGTCCACCTGGTGAGTGATCTGCTCTCTGATTGGTCAGCCCCGCACCTGATACTAGGTTTCCGTGGCCTCAAACTGATCTGTAAGAGACGCGGACATCAGTCATGAGGAACCTGCAGACCACTCAAGACCAGAACTTCTACCGCGAGCTGATCCTGAAGGAGGCCTACACGCGGCTGGCCTGGAAGATGAAATACAGCAAAGAATACCCGACAACCTTCGCGTCTCGCAGGTCCAAGTCCATCGGGTTGTTTAACCCTCCGTCTGTCGGTAAAGTCCCTCTGCCTCCGGTGGTCCAGCCGCGGGAGAAGCCCCCGGTGCTCCGCTCACTGAGTGAAGCCCCGCTCATGAGACCCGTGAGCCCGTCCACCACAGCGGCTCTCTATAAGGGCTCATCCAACGAAGGCAAAGGACGGAGTTTGTATTTGAAGAAACGGGCGCAGAAAGGCCCGGAGGAAAAGTTTGATTATCCGATTCTGTCGTCCTGGGATTATGGATGGAGATTAGGTGAGCAAAGGGCTTCTATAAAGACAAATAATATTAGTATTGACAAAATGGTTGCATGTTGTAAAATATTAGCGTTAAAAGTAATAGATAAACTAACTTCGTTTCCTCGTGCAGGTGATTATGAGGTTGACAGTAAGACTCCAGTCCACGGGAGATCTGGGATCGTAAAGAGCACCTTTTATGCCAGGAATGGCATTTTTAATATTCCTGCAGCTACTGATCGGCTTGGATAAAACACTGATAAATGTTTCTCATCTCATTGAGTTTTAACAGACAGTACTCTAATACGCAATtactcatgtaaaaaaaaaagtatgcatgcatgcattatcAATGCATTAATAAAAACTCCTATGATTAGAAATCATCTGgtgaaacatttattgttaaagGTTGTTTTAgaacaggggtctccaacctttttgtgattgagggctccctgaagggataaaatagtcttgagggctacttgtttgatatagacacacaaacacacacacacacacacaaagtttcaagatttgaaaaatacaacaacaaacagtaatattgttaaatattgtgactattgaatatataattaccgtatatacccgaatataagacaagttttttttgtcctaaaaataggcttttttgtcctaaaaaatggggggtcgtcttatattcgcgatatagacaaaatcacggggggaaagggagaaagaacaacggcataaatatgaaataatgactgaatgatatactttacatacttgcatgtaaaattagaaaagcaacataatatctgtttaactaaattaaaacgctgctcctctgccgcgcgatacgcagagagaataagagaggtgcgcgcacgagacgcagagcgagagagagagacagagaggtgcgcgcgccagacgaagagcgagagagagagaggtgcgcgcacgagaagcagaaagagagagatagagagacgtgcagattctaaatattttaaattattgaattattttattatgttttaatggtatatgaaatgtcaccaatagttattttctcattttatgccattatcataaaaaaaaaatgaaagattacaattcaggctatttatagaacgtgctcggcgggcgactcagagactccacgcgggctaccaggtgcccgcgggcaccatgttggagaccactgtTTTAGAACATGCAGATGTGAATGTAACGCACTAATAGTGAAGAGCGGAGTCATGTAGAGGGGTTAAAGTGTTAACAGGCTTGCAAACTAACTCTACTGTCTCACAGCAACCAGTAAACCAACACTGAGACCGCTGGTTCATAATTAACAAGCACTGGAAACTTGTCATTATCATTCAGTCAAACATTTCTGCTCTTCTCTTAAAATACACAGCGAAAAAAAGTTGAGCACTGAACACGTGCTTTCTGTTAGAACTCGTTTGTTTTCTTGTGAGCCGTTTCTCCTTCTCATCTAGGACTAATGAAGCAGTGAGCAGTAAAAGTGTAAATGGAGAAGGTTGTTATACTCTCTTCTGCGCTTGGTTTACAGTGATGCAGAGCCTGCAGAACAGACACAGCTGTTAAGAGTTTGCTTTACTGcccggggcaagttgtcacagcTTACTCTTAATGAACATTTCTCACAGTTTATTTTGACACGGTTATTAGTCTTAACAACAATAGAAGTATTGCACAGGTGAAAAAGGTAGTTGATTGAATATGCTTTGTGTAAATAATACCTGTTTGAAAAACAGTAAAGACATACACATACCGCTTATATCTGCATTTAACAACTTTTAGTGATTTATGAAAAAGCACAATGTTAAATGGTCGACAGAGATTAAACTAGGTGTTTTTAAATCAATTAACAAAATTACTGCAAGAGAAAAAAGGCAAAACTGAGATAAAACCTATTTGCCCTGTTCTCCCTTATTCTTGTCATTTGTCAaaattcctttctttttttttcttctagtgaGCATCAGAGCTCAGTGACTTCTGTTTTTATTAAGGCACAACCGTTCAAAAGTTAGGGCTTagtaaaatgtagtttttaagtaataaaattaatcaaagctagctttaaatacatttataatgttacagaacatttatatttcaattagATGCTGGCTGTTTCCACAAATAttttaatcagcacaactgtttccatactgatgataatcaaaaatgtttcttgagcagcaaatcagaattatttctggagtaatgatgctgaaaattcagctttggtcacatgaataaattcaatttaaaaaatatatattaaatagaaacaagtattttaaattgaaataatattttactgtattttgattataTAAGTTTATCCTTGGTGAGCAGAGGAGACTTCTtgtaaacacattaaaataatcgtactaatcctaaacttttgaacagtagtttagaGTAGTTTTACCTCCGGTTTAGTGAGGCCAAATTCCTCTTTTAAATTAAACTCCTCCACTGAGTCAGGATTCACAGCCTCAATCATCATCTCTCCACGGAGGAAGACCCTGCAGCACAAGAAAATGGGAATGTGTTGGTCCTCACATGATGTTGACTGAGACATGGAAGTTTGTCTTTCATAAAACCAGGTGGAAGTTTTAAAGACAGACTTAACAATGTGAGTATTACACTTTCACTTTAGACCCTCAAGAAGTGTTTCAACATCAGACTAACTCTTCGTTTAGTTTATGCTTTTATACTTAATCACTATGAGTGCACTTCTTACTAAGGCTGTAAACACCCAGGtcatgggttcaaatcccagggaaAGCATGAACTGAAAAAATTGTTCATGTTGAATGCAATGCCAGTCTCTTTGCAaacaagcatctgctaaatgcataaatgtaacctGAACCTAAAATCTAGGAATATTGTTCCAAGACCAAGGTTGTTGGTTCATGGCCTTATTATAGGAGTCGGCAAGTTGGATTTGATTTCTGTTTATCTCATCTGCCTACCTTTCATGAACACATCTGGTAGATTTCTTCACTGACGTGTTCAGCTTGTCACCTGTCAGCCACTCAAACTCTGTTTCTGAGTGCAGACGCATGTTAACCAACTGTCTCTTTGGAACAGGACCGCAGGCGACATTAAAATCCCCCATAAACATAAAGTTCTGATAAAGTTTGACAATTAAAACTGAAACCAGAGACACAGAAGACATGTGTATTACTATTCTAATAAACAGTGTGAGAATGGATTTTGTGGATTGTTGATTTTACTGTAAAGGCAGTGAATGGTATATAACCAAATATGGCAGACATTAACCCAGCTAATAAAGAACCTTCTCAGAAAGTTTTGGCACAGTTATGAGCAAACATTCTTTCAGTAACATTAATGAAATGTTTGTTCAGCGTTGCATTGTCTTTAATAATCTTAAttaaaacattagcacaaaaCATTACTTATATATAATTCACGGGACGTTTTTATATGAAACATTTTAGTTAAATGTTTATCtaatgttttttacttgttttagaatgttcagagaacatttaaagggcacctattatgcaaaatccacttttacatggtgtttggacataaatgtgttggcagtgtgtgaacacaaccaccctgcaatgataaaaatccaccaacTCCTCATTTTTAAACCCCCTTTAAACCAAGTCAGTCTTACTAGGCCTGCTGTTTTGATTCTCGTGCAGTGTGATGTCACAATGCATAGGGCGGGGCTACGGGGGTTGATTGACAGCGCTGCATTGCTATAGTTTCAACCCTGGTTGTGCTTTCGCCACATGGAGATGTAATGATGTGTGCCATTAATTGGTCTATGCACTATTACATGTAAAATGGGAACATGAAGGAATATTCTAAAACAaactcatgtaaacaccttaaccATAAAAATGTCTTATTTGAAACAAGGTAAATAGAATACTTAACTTCATGTAAGCATAGTCAATGACTCTTAAACAATCCCGATGCTCTGTGTTTGAAAGTAAGAGTGAACATACAGTAATAGTCTTAATTTTCTCCCAACATCTGAGCTGCTGAGGACGCTGTGAATTACTTCTATTTTTTCAAGGTAATGCGCCACAAAATCTACCCAAATACGTGTATCACTCCAGACTCCTTTGTGAATGTCATGTTGTTATAGTGCTTAGCGTCTTAACTGTAGTTGTGTGCgtacattaattattttaaactaatCAGAACCGAGTGTGTGCAATGCAGAGAGACGAATACGTGACGCCCTCTTCTGGAGACGGGTGGGAATATTAGGCTCATTTGCATCTAAAGTGATACACTCCAAAACAGCCCTTTTTTTTCCGACACACCCCAAAAATGACTTCTTTAGCTgttataataaatgatttgttggGTATTTTGGGCTGAAACTTCACAAACACATTCTTGGGACACCCAAGTCCAATATTACATCTTTAAAATGGGGCATAATAGTTGGCCTTTAAAAGTAACATTGCCATAATGTTTCCAAAGTGATAGAATGGAATTttcctttaaaggtgccatctgtcatatctggcaaaaaaatcaagtcatactccacattccataccagatgggggcagtatgcctcaataaagtgaattggtctactctagagtaacaaacgagaaacggcagtctctatgctccgcccctaccttcacaacaaccctagagcatagctgaagcctataagacagcggttctcaattgcagtcctcgcgccccactgctctgcacattttgaacgtttctcttagagctttagacatttgttctattcgaacataagtgccctgcgaagtggtcatcacaggatattcagccatgattccagttcgaagtgaacgtagctatatgttccaatcaaagtgcattgaagtgtgcaagacgtgaatttaaattgtattgatttacagaggtatatgatgtcacagttgtccatgtttaaagacgctgcacagcacaaatcagtgaatgaatgtttcgatgtgaggtaaacttcaacagatttcccctgctcagagagtagggagcaatgaacatttgaaaaacagttcatgaacggagttcatttctaacgagctgattatctgaatcaggcgtgttaacaaagagaaacgtgcaaaatatgcagagcagtggaggagcggggcgcgaggactggaattgagaaccgctgctataagaggacgttttgcctccagaggaacgttgggtgatgtcaagtgattttgaaacatgacatcttcaagctactccccttcacctttaccagtgaatatgttcatattagttttgttcatattacattgagttgtatatacacattattggaattaaattaatttgacagacagcattctgtcaacgtCATtggctagcgccaaccaacgtaaccagagctgccaactctcaagcattcaccgtgagacacgcgcaattgactcttttcacacgctttcacgccacacatcaattttctcacgtacagaaaaaccacaaagcaaagaggacacggagaccaacagactagacagagcaggttacttatgatataaaaaatgggtaagttatagctagctaattatcaaacgcagctacggttagctatcgctaacattagcacgtttatagaacagccttcgatacatttctatgttataacttcccgaaaaaaatacacaaacatataaaacaaacttctagcgaaatactaacagcatctaacttaacaatccaaaagaaatgttgcaagttcggtgtcggacctcatttctttcaggtccatcagttgtctccagcgattgaaagcagtgccgatgtttactctggttcggctccttttcttatcggatttgatttgtgattccgagcgcggttgtttgtggtggtctcttgccaagggcttaagtcatccttctgctctcttccctgaactgaaatgaagtagtgggctgtactttccacatggttgacatcaggttagattacgcccacaagccgtgcgagttattcgtgtattgcaggtgggctggtggttatgttgcccgcataccgcctcccatggccgaaactggtattacgacacctgtcgggccggggctagtaatgctactgctaattaaggttgatatctctgcagcactataactttacatttttttaatgacatcatcgcccttatttcttctcatacttttgatgcgtgtaggtcattttttaaatatttttagctaaatttttgcacatggcacctttaacatttgaataacatttttcgtatatatatatttttgaatatttttaaagtttaagtttGGAATGTACAGataacattcaaaaataaaacttctAAAACTAAAgtgaacattattaaaaatgtttttcgaaCATAATTTTGTTCGCTGGAATCTGGATTGAGAAACGCTTGTCTGATCGCCACAGCTGTGAAACATTCTGAAAAAACGTCGTACAGTTCGATTTCTTTTACAGCCGTGTGAACTTAAATAATGATGAAATCTTGGATTTCTGGTGAAAGACAGACGAAAACATGTTTGTCataatttgatcatttttatgGAGGTAAAGTACActtttcactctgtaaatgtctTACCGGTCTTTAGAGTTTTAGAGATGAAAACCACACGAAGCATCTTCATTTCTGGTTTGAGTGTCTGGATACTGATAGACGGATTTCACAGACAGCATCTTCTGCCTGAAATGATCAGAAATGATTATTGCgacttgattttttattttacttttggcAGATTCATATTAGTCTAGATGGAAATAGGGGTCCACGCACACTAcccaatttaatcttaaaatagacaCTTGAATGATAAAGAAATTACAGGTTGTGGAAAAAAATATCACCCTATGCACTTGAGAAAACGAAAAAATAGTTGATTGgcaattttttgctatttttgtccaGGAATAAGGTCAATAtgttgtcaaatgtcaaaaataaccattccattaaatgcctggggtcagaattgtatgggtaaatgtgttcatttgtctctgtatgttgtttacttCTAATGTTATGCCATTTTCTATATCATTTTTTGATTTTTCGGGTTCCGGTTGGGTGCAGCAAAGGGTTTAAAAAAGAACCCTTtgggacattatttcagcttggtacctggcagattatgaaaatagacactttaaggatttaaaaaaatcaggTGGCATAAAAAAAGCCGGGGGTGCGCGTGAACCCCTATTTCCATCTAGActatatggaagcccatttctgtatctctctctctctctcacacacacacacacacacacacacaaaacatgattACTAGGATGATAGTTAAACCATGGTGACCacaaattgaccatgcttttgcTGCATTAACCATGGTATAGTTTATCCacggtatttgtagtaaaactgaggttatagaaaaaaagaaaaaactttatCACACTGCACGCTTCCtttatttaacttaaaaatcagGTTTATTTATCTCATTTAGCTCACAGTCAACAAGAGTGTGTCAGATAAGGAAAAATACACAAAAGGTGATTTTAAAACCAAACTGTCCGACTTAAAACCgacttaattatttaattattcaggTAAAAAGTATCATTCACACTGCTTTTGAAATTTGCCCTTATATTGTGTGATATATGTTACATTTCTTAACGCTAGTCATAATGAACCAATCTCAGACGTTTGTGGTTACAGTTTAAGGGATTTTATTTGTTCTTAGGAACGATTGCTggtacattttaatttgtatatgatgcacaaatcttatttatttaatgaattatacatttaaaatcacaaatgtttGCAATATTCTTTCTAAAATTGAACGCGCTTCATTTGATTTGGACGCTTTTGTCATAatgttcaccttggagattgaaaaggtttcttttttgagaccccaggagccaaaattcagacccagaacaataaaacccacagaaaaggtgggagttcaaaggaggaatctttatattaccaaactgcagggagaggaagagtagatataagtcatgatctgcaagattaaccacaatctgatgtgatccgaccacctcagagaaaaccagtgttgagctgctgcaagagctttagaagcacagcagctgtggtcaaagagttctcgtgtgttctgattggtgaatgatgatgatgagtggataaagactagagaaatcaaatagtgagagagtgatctgctcaaTTGGTTATGTTTgtggatgtttcgacgtggaaagcagttcggaatggaaatatttatattttaaatatatcagttcgggagtttggagagggttcgcgaatcatttgagtcagttcaggagttcggagcgtgttcgcgaatcatttgagtcagtttgagagttcggagcgggatcccgaatcatttgagtcagtttgggagttcggagcaggatcacgaatcatttgagtcagttcggtagttcaaagcgggttcgcgaatcatttgagtcagtttggggatcgcgaatcatttgaatcagttcgggagttcgtagtgggttcgcgaatcatttgagtcagttaggGAGTTCGAtacgggatcacgaatcatttgagtcagttcgggagttcggagcgggttcgcgagtcatttaagtcagtttggggatcgcaaatcatttgaatcagttcgggagttcataacggcttcgcggatcatttgaagcAGTtagagagttcggagcgggttcgcgaatcatttgagtcagttcgggagttcggagcgggatcgcaaatcatttgaatcatttcgggagttcgtagcgggttcgcgagtcacttgagtcagtttggggatcgcaaatcatttgaatcagttcgggagttcataacggcttcgcggatcatttgaatcagttcgagagttcggagtgggttcgcgaatcatttgagtcatttcgggagttcggagcgggatcgcgaatcattagagtcagtttggggttcgcaaatcatttgaatcagtttgagagttcggagcgggttcgcgaatcatttgagtcagttcggagcgggatcgaatcatttgattcattttggggatcgcgaatcatttgaatcagttcgggagttcgtagcgggatcgcgaatcatttgagtctgtttggggatcgcgaatcatttgagtcagtttgggagtacggagcatagacatgtatagaaaggctagcttaccggcgctgagagccaatgggacccgacgacgtcacacggcggccatcttaggacaggaccgcttgtccagttataacattaaagtctattgtgcatgtagtgctgaaataactatattttgctcaattttcaaccgattttcaaacggcttggtgtgtcataaacttcagggatgcggctatttaactgcatacttgtgaaaaattatagccacggagtttattaagaaaatagtatattaagtagactagacagtttgtaataaaccaaaccgtttgtaaatccgtcaagaattcagcaagttacgagcattttagttggcgtatgtcactcaccttccgtccacagcagcagggagcagcagcgcagtctcctgacctaagatggccgccaagtgacgacacagctgactccgccttgagccatctagcctttctatacatgtccaTGGTACGGAGCGGGTTCGCAAACCATTTGAGtgagttcgggagttcggagcgggttcgcgaatcatttgagtcagtttggggatcgcaaatcattttaatcagttcgggagtttggagcggcctcgcggatcatttgaatcaattcgagagttcggagcggtttcgcgaatcatttgagtcagtttggggatcgcgaatcatttgaatcagttcgggagttcgtagcgggttcgcgaatcatttgaatcagtccgggagttcaaagcgggttcgcgaatcatttgagtcagtttggggatcgcgaatcatttgaaccagttcgggagttcgtagcgggttcgcgaatcatttgaatcagctcgggagttcaaagcgggttcgcgaatcatttgagtcagtttggggatcgcaaatcatagCTGTATAGCCTATGGTTagacatttttaactaatttagtagctagttctacgTTTTCCACGCATGTTTAGGTGTGAAACTCGTAATGTGAACtcgtaatttttgttttaatgatgtgccttttaacagtatcagctatattcaaaaactaaacaaatcgtgcacACATCTAGGCCAATGTAAAGTTACAttatgaagtcatactagtgcgcgtgtgcattttgagtgcgttctttcactgcattattcggtgtattcaaatgcatttatgaatgcatgtgaatgatcacaaaattcaagatatgggggttagaaaatgtatatatttatatcattttatgtagttaatcaatatcacacgaagagtgccatttcagtttttctccaaaaatcagcatgattaaaatgtgatattaagttactacaaacaataatttaattacaaatacaaaatgttgcagaataatgtaatatatgaatgaataatagcctaaagaacctttttgccttttagcataaaaggttctttggagttgagtaaagaacgctatggttctatatagaaccccaatgaacccttttttctaagagtctATGC from Carassius carassius chromosome 44, fCarCar2.1, whole genome shotgun sequence carries:
- the LOC132126737 gene encoding protein ATP6V1FNB → MRNLQTTQDQNFYRELILKEAYTRLAWKMKYSKEYPTTFASRRSKSIGLFNPPSVGKVPLPPVVQPREKPPVLRSLSEAPLMRPVSPSTTAALYKGSSNEGKGRSLYLKKRAQKGPEEKFDYPILSSWDYGWRLGDYEVDSKTPVHGRSGIVKSTFYARNGIFNIPAATDRLG